A section of the Primulina eburnea isolate SZY01 chromosome 1, ASM2296580v1, whole genome shotgun sequence genome encodes:
- the LOC140807496 gene encoding uncharacterized protein, with product MQSLYGSECQESFDKLKQDLISAPVLSMPSGQGEYVLYTIPLKLGLGVVLMQDDRVTAYVSKQLKVHEKNYPTHDLEIAAAKPMQSEIQRFELIVYSRDEAPNLATMTVQSTLKDRICEGQSTNDQLEKWRARDEAKGRKLYSEVDGTVRYRDRLWVPSVDSLREVIMKEAYDTPYSINPGSIKMYKDLQLLYWSSGIKRDTL from the exons ATGCAAAGTTTGTATGGATCCGAGTGCCAAGAAAGctttgacaagttgaagcaagaTCTGATTTCAGCTCCAGTATTGTcgatgccatcagggcaaggggagTATGTTCTTTACACCATTCCTTTGAAACTTGGTTTGGGTGTAGTTCTGATGCAAGACGACCGAGTTACAGCCTATGTGTCTAAACAGCTGAAAGTCCACGAGAAAAATTAccccactcatgatcttgagaTTGCAGCAgcg AAGCCTatgcagtccgagatacagcgATTTGAGCTTATAGTGTATTCTAGGGacgaggcccctaatcttgctACCATGACAGTACAGTCGACTTTAAAAGATAGAATCTGTGAGGGACAATCTACTAATGATCAATTGGAAAAGTGGAGAgcgagagatgaagccaagggacGGAAGCTTTATTCTGAGGTGGATGGTACAGTTCGTTATCGAGATcgactatgggttcctagtgtcGATTCTTTGAGGGAGGTCATTATGAAGGAAGCCTATGACACTCCATATTCTATTAATCCTGGAAGCAttaagatgtacaaagatcttcAATTATTATATTGGTCGTCGGGCATTAAGCGAGACACCCTATGA